Proteins encoded by one window of ANME-2 cluster archaeon:
- a CDS encoding VOC family protein gives MPTIVHFDIAADDPERAKKFYTKLFGWKIEKPPGPMEYYLIETTALDGEEGIRGGLGKRGAPEQRISNYIGVPSVDEYFAKVEKLGGKIVAPKMTVPGWGYLATCMDTENNLFGLWEEDENAK, from the coding sequence ATGCCAACAATTGTTCATTTTGATATTGCAGCAGATGATCCTGAGCGGGCAAAAAAATTCTATACCAAATTATTTGGCTGGAAGATAGAAAAGCCTCCAGGTCCAATGGAATACTACCTTATCGAGACCACAGCATTGGATGGTGAAGAAGGGATCAGAGGTGGATTGGGAAAAAGGGGAGCACCTGAACAGAGAATTTCCAACTATATCGGAGTCCCTTCTGTAGATGAATATTTCGCAAAGGTAGAAAAACTCGGCGGCAAAATCGTAGCACCAAAGATGACCGTACCAGGGTGGGGATATCTGGCGACCTGCATGGATACCGAGAATAACCTATTCGGCCTCTGGGAAGAGGATGAGAACGCAAAGTAG
- a CDS encoding UPF0280 family protein — protein sequence MQCSRCRHMTFTQGNKTGLRVHYQVKETIVTIGADSNEYIEVAKKSIRNQRMLLEAYIIKDPFFKVTLELYEVPESAPGIVRRMADAAGVMGIGPMSAVAGTIASYAVEAMMEAGAGYAFVDNGGDIALVTDRPLVLGIYAGEASIKDLALEVQPTDRILGICTSSGTVGPSISFGSADAALVVSGNVSLADAAATALGNAVMDEGNMEEAFDVVRGINGIQGALVVKGDRFAVWGTPPRLVSARMNHDLITRG from the coding sequence ATGCAGTGTTCGAGATGTCGTCATATGACCTTCACTCAAGGAAATAAAACAGGATTACGTGTTCATTACCAGGTCAAAGAGACTATTGTGACCATAGGAGCAGACAGCAATGAGTATATCGAGGTCGCAAAAAAATCGATCCGAAACCAGCGTATGTTACTTGAGGCGTATATTATTAAAGATCCGTTCTTTAAGGTCACCCTTGAACTGTATGAAGTCCCGGAATCTGCTCCCGGTATTGTCCGCAGGATGGCAGATGCGGCCGGTGTCATGGGTATAGGACCCATGAGTGCGGTGGCGGGAACCATTGCATCATATGCTGTGGAAGCCATGATGGAGGCTGGCGCCGGATATGCATTCGTAGACAATGGCGGCGATATCGCACTGGTCACTGATAGGCCCCTGGTATTGGGGATATATGCAGGTGAGGCTTCTATCAAAGACCTGGCACTGGAAGTCCAGCCTACAGATAGGATCCTGGGCATCTGTACCTCTTCGGGTACTGTGGGTCCTTCCATAAGTTTCGGGAGTGCTGACGCCGCACTGGTAGTATCCGGAAATGTATCGCTGGCAGACGCTGCGGCCACTGCGTTGGGAAATGCAGTAATGGATGAAGGAAACATGGAAGAGGCGTTTGATGTGGTAAGAGGGATAAACGGTATCCAGGGTGCTCTGGTTGTTAAAGGTGACAGGTTTGCGGTGTGGGGCACACCTCCACGACTGGTAAGTGCGCGAATGAATCACGACCTCATTACCAGAGGATAG
- a CDS encoding HD domain-containing protein, with amino-acid sequence MKVVRDPVHGYIELDELAQALLDTPQMQRLRRIRQLGLSHLVYPGANHTRFEHSLGTYHLTCQLLEQIDVPQPEEIKAAALLHDVGHGPFSHVTEELIRCYTRHGHDDILHILRQPEISIVLDKYSIKPSSIMAHVKGDTTLGNILNSEIDMDRMDYLVRDAHYTGVAYGVIDLERLIHSLNFHEGRFVIGSGGLQAAESLLVSRFFMHPTVYYHHVSRIAETMLLRACEHAISDGTLDPTGLQSMDDGILETALMQAGGYAGELIDRIRNRKLFKRSLYTSLSSISGDMVERYRSNPQRLEKELAEEAGIPEGYVLVDIPDMPDMTEMKAMIVVNDRLVSLELVSPIVNNLEQAHMDNWRMGVYTLPEYRDHVTIIARQLFQVRKDTRQLDFSEMLGN; translated from the coding sequence ATGAAAGTGGTGAGAGATCCGGTACACGGCTATATAGAACTGGATGAACTTGCACAGGCCTTGCTTGATACTCCCCAGATGCAGCGTTTGCGGCGCATCCGTCAGTTAGGCTTATCTCACCTTGTCTATCCTGGGGCCAACCATACCCGGTTTGAACATTCACTGGGTACTTATCATCTTACCTGCCAGTTGCTGGAACAAATAGATGTCCCCCAACCAGAAGAAATTAAAGCTGCTGCTTTGCTGCACGACGTGGGGCACGGTCCTTTCTCCCACGTAACAGAAGAACTCATCCGCTGTTATACCAGGCATGGGCATGATGATATCCTGCATATCCTGAGGCAACCCGAAATATCGATTGTATTGGACAAATATTCGATAAAGCCTTCCTCTATCATGGCTCATGTGAAAGGAGATACTACGTTAGGTAACATACTGAACAGTGAAATAGATATGGATCGAATGGACTATCTGGTACGTGATGCCCATTATACAGGAGTGGCATATGGTGTCATCGACCTGGAAAGGTTGATACATTCATTGAATTTTCATGAAGGGCGTTTTGTGATAGGTTCAGGAGGATTACAGGCGGCTGAGAGCCTTTTGGTTTCCCGGTTCTTTATGCACCCTACAGTATATTACCATCATGTGAGCAGGATAGCAGAGACCATGTTACTACGAGCATGCGAGCATGCAATATCTGATGGTACATTGGACCCGACTGGATTGCAGTCTATGGATGATGGAATTCTGGAAACAGCATTAATGCAGGCAGGGGGGTATGCTGGCGAATTGATTGACCGGATACGGAACAGAAAACTATTCAAACGTTCACTTTATACAAGTTTGTCGTCGATTTCAGGTGATATGGTTGAACGGTATCGTAGCAATCCTCAAAGACTGGAAAAAGAACTGGCAGAGGAAGCAGGTATACCTGAAGGATATGTACTGGTGGATATTCCTGATATGCCTGATATGACTGAAATGAAAGCCATGATTGTTGTCAACGATAGGCTTGTAAGCCTTGAACTGGTTTCTCCTATCGTGAACAACCTTGAACAGGCTCATATGGACAACTGGAGGATGGGTGTATACACCCTCCCTGAATACAGGGACCACGTGACAATCATTGCACGGCAATTATTCCAGGTAAGAAAGGACACAAGACAACTGGATTTCAGTGAAATGCTGGGAAATTGA
- a CDS encoding DUF356 domain-containing protein, whose amino-acid sequence MKSFAVIRADSSSKVNIALRDLVRYGHMSFDDSPKQMDPRKADNVLVDVMHTNLKSPCGSAAVVPLGDHASSAIGRLKKIHPPAHVIIVSPQHSIFSKLASDIDKLPEMDLHSQDDDEDFD is encoded by the coding sequence ATGAAATCGTTTGCTGTAATAAGGGCTGATAGCAGCTCAAAAGTAAATATCGCGCTAAGAGACCTTGTAAGGTATGGTCACATGTCTTTTGATGACAGTCCAAAGCAAATGGACCCTCGAAAGGCTGACAATGTACTTGTAGATGTCATGCATACTAATCTTAAGAGTCCTTGTGGTAGTGCAGCTGTAGTCCCATTGGGAGATCATGCCAGTTCGGCCATTGGCAGACTGAAGAAAATACATCCCCCTGCTCATGTAATTATCGTGAGCCCTCAACATTCGATATTTTCAAAACTTGCCTCAGATATAGACAAACTTCCTGAGATGGACCTTCATTCACAAGACGACGACGAAGACTTTGACTAA
- a CDS encoding multiprotein bridging factor aMBF1: protein MQCEICGVEIIGKPRNVVVEGTEVEVCGKCAQYGTAPQSWSPVSKKMAPISKAPLLRTKKPKPNPFNNMGEEIVSNYSQVIREARDEKGWSQEELALRTKVKVSLIKKVEREEIMPEDSLRKILEKTLDIKLTERVSSDLMEEGGMFKGTTLGDIVKIKRQ, encoded by the coding sequence ATGCAATGTGAAATTTGCGGTGTTGAAATAATTGGGAAACCCAGAAATGTAGTCGTTGAAGGAACTGAAGTTGAAGTTTGTGGAAAATGTGCCCAATATGGTACAGCACCCCAGTCATGGTCACCTGTCTCAAAAAAGATGGCCCCTATAAGCAAAGCACCATTGCTACGTACAAAAAAGCCCAAACCCAATCCATTCAATAATATGGGTGAAGAAATAGTCTCTAACTATAGTCAGGTTATTAGAGAGGCCAGAGACGAAAAAGGATGGAGCCAGGAAGAACTTGCTCTCAGGACCAAGGTCAAAGTATCCCTTATCAAGAAAGTCGAGCGGGAAGAGATAATGCCTGAAGACTCGCTTCGTAAAATATTAGAAAAAACCCTTGACATTAAACTTACCGAGCGCGTAAGCAGTGACCTGATGGAGGAAGGAGGTATGTTTAAAGGTACCACATTAGGTGACATTGTTAAAATTAAAAGACAGTAA
- a CDS encoding proteasome-activating nucleotidase, whose amino-acid sequence MAEILEDKPAKGLSIKVPPELGNDDFSRYMADRMSQLEERNHLLREQNHKIEAEKRYAESQKLKFERELRQLKSELERLKTSPLIVGTIMDVLENGKLIVRSSTGPQFVVGLSKFIKESELEAGIQVAMNQQTLAVIGVLPTSRSHLIRGVEVIESPEVEYSQIGGLDDQIRELREAVELPLTKPEAFEKIGIDPPNGVLLYGPPGTGKTMLAKAVAHHTSANFLRVVGSELVQKYIGEGSRMVRELFKLAKDKSPSIIFIDELDSIAAKRYDGATAGDREVQRTLMQLLAEMDGFNPRGDVRLLAATNRLDILDSAMLRPGRFDRFIEVSLPTEEARKSILKIHTRNMALSQDIDFDKLAKNTQGSSGSELKAIATEAGMFAIRNDEECVTNAHLQSAVAKVLMHKDRSVNVSETMFV is encoded by the coding sequence ATGGCAGAGATTTTAGAGGACAAACCTGCAAAAGGATTATCGATAAAAGTTCCACCTGAACTTGGAAATGATGATTTTTCCAGATATATGGCTGACAGGATGAGTCAACTTGAAGAACGAAATCATCTGTTACGTGAGCAGAATCATAAAATTGAAGCTGAAAAACGTTATGCTGAATCTCAAAAGTTGAAATTCGAGCGCGAATTGAGACAGCTTAAGAGTGAACTTGAACGGCTGAAGACCTCACCATTGATTGTCGGAACAATTATGGATGTACTTGAAAATGGTAAACTCATTGTACGAAGTAGCACAGGCCCACAATTTGTGGTCGGGCTATCTAAATTCATAAAAGAATCCGAACTGGAAGCGGGTATACAGGTTGCTATGAACCAGCAGACACTGGCTGTGATCGGTGTGCTCCCTACATCAAGAAGTCACCTCATTAGGGGTGTGGAAGTTATTGAATCACCTGAAGTGGAATATTCACAAATTGGAGGTCTGGATGACCAGATAAGGGAACTCAGGGAAGCAGTGGAATTGCCACTCACGAAACCTGAAGCGTTTGAAAAAATCGGGATTGATCCTCCAAATGGAGTGTTGCTATACGGCCCTCCAGGCACCGGGAAGACCATGCTTGCAAAAGCGGTAGCCCACCATACAAGTGCCAATTTTCTCAGGGTGGTCGGGTCTGAATTGGTCCAGAAATATATTGGTGAGGGTTCCAGGATGGTACGTGAACTGTTCAAACTGGCCAAAGATAAATCGCCAAGCATTATTTTCATTGACGAGCTTGATTCCATTGCAGCAAAACGCTATGACGGCGCTACGGCCGGAGATAGGGAAGTGCAGCGTACGTTGATGCAATTACTTGCAGAGATGGACGGTTTCAATCCCAGGGGTGATGTCAGGCTCCTTGCCGCGACGAACAGACTGGATATACTCGACTCAGCAATGCTACGCCCCGGGCGGTTTGACAGGTTCATTGAAGTATCGCTGCCCACTGAAGAAGCCAGGAAGAGCATTCTTAAGATCCATACACGTAATATGGCTTTATCACAAGACATTGATTTTGATAAATTGGCTAAGAACACGCAGGGTTCCAGCGGCTCTGAATTGAAGGCCATAGCCACTGAGGCCGGTATGTTTGCCATACGTAATGATGAAGAATGTGTAACGAACGCTCATCTGCAAAGTGCTGTGGCAAAAGTATTGATGCATAAAGATAGATCCGTCAATGTATCTGAGACCATGTTCGTGTGA
- a CDS encoding roadblock/LC7 domain-containing protein, whose protein sequence is MITLEGIGDIKLSAIISRHGLLMVSRATQESDSEAFAALTATLHMSAESTTMRLSKEIPKSIIVETDENSLITYAAGPNALIVVMASNESGLGLILNELKKAAEKVKEIV, encoded by the coding sequence TTGATTACTCTGGAGGGCATAGGCGATATCAAGCTATCTGCTATAATCTCACGTCACGGGCTTTTAATGGTTTCAAGAGCCACGCAGGAATCAGATAGTGAAGCTTTCGCGGCTTTGACCGCTACACTTCACATGTCTGCTGAATCCACTACCATGCGGCTCAGTAAAGAAATACCGAAATCAATCATTGTGGAAACAGATGAGAACAGTCTTATAACATATGCTGCGGGTCCGAATGCGCTTATTGTGGTAATGGCGAGCAACGAAAGCGGGCTTGGATTAATATTGAATGAATTGAAGAAAGCGGCTGAAAAAGTCAAAGAAATAGTGTAG
- a CDS encoding acetylornithine transaminase — translation MTDIYQNIVDRDQKYVFQNYTRQPIAISRGAGAVVWDTGGREYIDCVAGIAVNNLGHCHPAVVEAVSRQAAELIHVSNLYYTRQQADLAEQLVPRTGMDRIFFCNSGTEAVEGALKLARRATGRTDFVAAEHSFHGRTMGALSVTHKSQYREPFQPLLQHVEFVVYNNVESLKGSVNRDTAAVIIEPIQGEGGVRVPSDEYLRSARDLCDDSGALLIFDEVQTGFGRTGKWFAKEHSGVEPDIMTLAKALAGGLPMGAMLAKENTATKMQKGDHAATFGGSPLVCAAALASLKVLEDEKLVERSARMGDYLMQGLKTLELDRVTEIRGKGLMVGVELDMKCGSVVDHARNNGVLLNCTSESVLRFVPPLTITKEQIDRVIEVVARGIKEAQ, via the coding sequence ATGACAGACATATATCAAAATATCGTTGACAGGGACCAGAAGTACGTTTTCCAGAACTATACCCGCCAGCCAATAGCAATTTCTCGTGGTGCGGGGGCTGTAGTATGGGATACAGGAGGACGGGAATATATAGATTGCGTGGCAGGCATAGCGGTCAATAATCTGGGACACTGTCATCCTGCTGTGGTTGAGGCTGTTAGCCGGCAGGCTGCAGAACTTATACATGTATCAAACCTGTATTATACCCGTCAGCAGGCCGACCTGGCAGAACAACTGGTGCCCCGGACAGGCATGGACCGGATATTCTTCTGCAATTCAGGGACCGAAGCCGTTGAGGGCGCATTGAAACTGGCGCGCCGGGCTACAGGACGAACCGATTTTGTAGCTGCAGAGCACAGTTTCCATGGTCGTACCATGGGTGCGCTCAGTGTAACCCACAAGTCACAGTACCGTGAACCATTCCAACCGCTATTGCAGCATGTAGAATTCGTCGTTTATAACAATGTAGAATCATTAAAGGGCAGCGTGAACCGTGATACTGCAGCGGTCATAATCGAGCCCATCCAGGGCGAGGGAGGGGTACGGGTACCTTCTGATGAATATTTGCGTTCAGCCCGGGACCTTTGTGATGATTCCGGCGCGTTATTGATATTTGATGAAGTCCAGACAGGGTTTGGCAGGACGGGAAAGTGGTTTGCAAAGGAGCATTCAGGGGTGGAGCCCGACATAATGACACTGGCCAAAGCACTGGCTGGCGGTCTCCCCATGGGTGCCATGCTTGCAAAGGAAAACACGGCTACAAAGATGCAAAAAGGTGACCATGCTGCTACATTTGGCGGCAGTCCGCTGGTATGTGCTGCTGCACTGGCATCATTGAAGGTATTGGAAGATGAGAAACTGGTCGAACGTTCGGCCCGGATGGGTGATTACCTGATGCAGGGATTGAAAACCCTTGAACTTGACCGGGTTACTGAAATCCGGGGAAAAGGGCTTATGGTTGGCGTTGAACTGGATATGAAATGTGGCTCCGTAGTTGATCATGCAAGGAATAACGGGGTGCTGTTGAACTGCACATCAGAATCCGTGCTCAGGTTCGTACCTCCTCTTACTATCACAAAAGAGCAGATTGACCGCGTAATAGAAGTGGTTGCCAGGGGCATAAAGGAAGCACAATGA
- the hisC gene encoding histidinol-phosphate transaminase, which produces MTDSKDLLKSSIKGIAEYVPGKSTEDIVAGYGLRPGDIIKLGSNENPLGPSARAVEAVRTMADSISVYPSVDAGELRRALAAYTGYPDDMVVMGAGMDGVVDTLMRLFVQPGNSAIIPTPTFSYFEIALRAAGGTPVFVKRQNDYSVPVQAIISSLEDSTRMIYLCSPNNPSGNTISEEGVRAIVESTNAIVFLDEAYVEFATKSLVCLVSEYDNLVVGRTMSKAMGLAGLRIGYAVVPNWIFREYMKATTPFAISRIAVAAGLAALDDVDYRRKTIDNVHEGRKFLTEHLSGHCRVYPSEGNFILIDVSPKKSKDVVEVLVKIGIIVRDCTSFRDAGDGLIRITVGTPDQNKRVAGALQDALTS; this is translated from the coding sequence ATGACTGACTCGAAAGACCTGCTCAAGAGTTCCATCAAAGGTATAGCCGAGTATGTACCGGGCAAATCTACAGAAGATATTGTCGCAGGTTATGGATTAAGACCAGGGGATATAATCAAGCTTGGTTCAAATGAGAATCCACTCGGCCCGTCCGCCAGAGCAGTAGAGGCCGTTCGCACAATGGCGGACAGCATTAGTGTGTATCCTTCAGTTGATGCAGGAGAACTGCGCAGGGCACTTGCAGCCTACACAGGCTACCCGGATGATATGGTGGTCATGGGAGCAGGTATGGATGGTGTGGTCGATACTCTTATGAGGTTGTTCGTCCAGCCCGGTAATAGTGCCATTATACCCACTCCAACCTTTTCCTATTTTGAGATTGCATTGAGGGCAGCGGGAGGTACACCTGTGTTTGTTAAGCGGCAGAATGATTATAGTGTGCCGGTCCAGGCAATAATCTCCTCTCTCGAGGATTCCACCCGTATGATATATTTATGCTCACCGAACAACCCGTCAGGTAATACCATATCTGAGGAGGGTGTAAGGGCCATAGTCGAGTCAACAAACGCCATTGTTTTTCTGGACGAGGCTTATGTTGAATTCGCCACAAAAAGCCTGGTATGTCTTGTATCAGAGTACGACAATCTCGTAGTGGGCCGGACCATGTCCAAGGCCATGGGCCTGGCAGGACTCAGGATAGGGTATGCTGTTGTACCCAACTGGATATTCAGGGAATACATGAAAGCAACAACTCCCTTTGCAATTAGCAGAATTGCCGTGGCAGCCGGACTGGCTGCACTTGATGATGTCGATTACCGGAGGAAGACCATTGATAATGTTCATGAGGGCAGGAAATTCCTTACCGAGCACCTGTCCGGTCATTGCAGGGTATATCCGTCAGAAGGGAACTTTATTCTCATAGATGTATCACCGAAGAAAAGCAAGGATGTGGTGGAAGTGCTGGTGAAGATAGGCATCATTGTGCGCGACTGCACTTCGTTTCGTGATGCAGGTGATGGGCTCATAAGAATAACCGTGGGCACTCCAGACCAGAACAAACGGGTAGCAGGTGCTCTGCAGGATGCATTAACCTCATGA
- a CDS encoding adenylate kinase family protein, giving the protein MIIALTGTPGTGKTSICALLEQHYRIIDLNALIIGEGLHAGKDEQRGSFEADMEALQARVDELVADRTATVIFEGHLSHLLTGIDGLIVLRTRPCVLAQRLENRGYPPQKVQENMEAEALDVILVEAVERYERVYELETTMTIPEDAVRGVISMIQWLESGDHEQLRGFLPGRFDWSEEVFG; this is encoded by the coding sequence ATGATAATTGCACTGACCGGTACACCGGGCACAGGGAAGACTTCTATTTGCGCTTTGCTGGAGCAGCATTACAGGATAATCGACCTCAATGCTTTGATAATAGGTGAGGGCCTGCACGCGGGTAAAGATGAACAGCGCGGTTCATTTGAGGCGGACATGGAAGCTCTCCAGGCCCGGGTGGATGAACTGGTAGCAGATAGGACCGCAACCGTGATTTTCGAAGGACACCTATCCCACCTGTTAACGGGCATTGATGGGCTTATTGTGCTTCGCACCCGTCCGTGTGTGCTGGCACAGAGACTTGAGAACAGGGGGTACCCACCCCAAAAGGTTCAGGAAAATATGGAAGCAGAAGCTTTAGACGTGATACTGGTGGAAGCGGTGGAACGGTATGAAAGGGTTTATGAACTGGAGACTACCATGACCATACCCGAGGATGCTGTACGGGGGGTAATCTCAATGATACAGTGGCTTGAGTCAGGTGATCACGAGCAATTACGGGGATTTCTGCCAGGACGTTTTGACTGGAGCGAAGAGGTATTCGGATGA
- a CDS encoding CDP-alcohol phosphatidyltransferase family protein, whose amino-acid sequence MTLNNYRPYVSFILEPCASVLVRIGLTPNRVSVLSLVFAILAGVSYYYSYDNRIYLVAALVFVILNSFTDAVDGVMARLFNMQSDRGDFLDHVIDRYADTFIICGIFFAGYVHWMAGVAAITGVLITSYMGTQAQAVGGTRHYGGIMGRADRLALIIMVSAANIFYTGQMYSMQLLGWTIVVIAVTSHFTAVQRFLHTWGEIEGTKGNRDIKDNKRIKDNK is encoded by the coding sequence ATGACACTGAATAATTACAGGCCTTATGTGAGTTTTATTTTGGAACCCTGTGCTTCTGTCCTTGTACGCATAGGTCTTACTCCCAACCGGGTATCAGTATTATCTCTTGTCTTTGCAATACTGGCCGGTGTGTCGTATTATTATTCATATGACAACAGGATATACCTGGTTGCAGCACTGGTGTTTGTGATATTGAACTCGTTCACTGATGCTGTTGACGGTGTCATGGCACGATTGTTCAACATGCAATCTGATAGGGGTGATTTCCTTGACCATGTTATCGACCGGTATGCAGATACATTCATCATTTGCGGCATATTCTTTGCAGGATATGTCCACTGGATGGCAGGGGTTGCTGCCATCACCGGCGTGCTGATAACCAGTTATATGGGCACTCAGGCCCAGGCAGTGGGAGGTACCCGGCATTACGGTGGCATCATGGGTCGGGCAGACAGACTGGCCCTGATAATTATGGTGAGTGCTGCTAATATCTTCTACACTGGACAAATGTATTCTATGCAACTGCTTGGCTGGACAATAGTGGTGATTGCAGTGACGTCCCATTTTACGGCTGTGCAGAGATTTTTGCACACCTGGGGTGAAATAGAAGGTACCAAGGGCAACAGGGACATTAAGGACAATAAGCGAATCAAGGACAATAAGTAG
- a CDS encoding nitroreductase family protein produces the protein MTECLDAIYQRRSVRTFTPDPVDRQTIEKLIHDAQMAPSAGNLQARDFIVVTNTAVKKKLKEAALDQKFIVQAPVIIVFCANTPRSSRIYSARGELYAIQDASISAMVMTLAAHDRGLATCWVGAFNDADVAEILMIPHNIRPVCMLALGYPADTPDAPVRMDASKLVHWESW, from the coding sequence ATGACAGAATGCCTGGATGCCATATACCAACGGCGAAGCGTACGTACATTTACACCAGACCCGGTGGACCGCCAGACCATTGAAAAACTCATCCATGATGCCCAGATGGCACCCTCTGCCGGCAATCTCCAGGCAAGGGACTTTATTGTGGTAACAAACACAGCTGTCAAGAAAAAACTGAAAGAGGCTGCGCTTGACCAGAAATTCATTGTGCAGGCGCCTGTGATAATAGTGTTCTGTGCCAACACGCCCCGTTCAAGTCGCATATACAGCGCCCGGGGAGAACTCTATGCCATCCAGGATGCCAGCATAAGTGCAATGGTAATGACGTTGGCCGCCCATGATAGGGGCCTGGCCACCTGCTGGGTGGGGGCGTTCAATGATGCGGATGTAGCAGAGATACTCATGATCCCCCACAACATCAGGCCAGTCTGTATGCTGGCCCTGGGCTACCCGGCAGATACTCCGGACGCACCTGTACGCATGGACGCCTCAAAACTGGTACATTGGGAATCCTGGTAA
- a CDS encoding TATA-box-binding protein, with protein MPGSEIKIQNVVASTKLADSFDLVSIESVLEGAEYNKAKFPGMVYRVTNPKAAFLIFTSGKVVCTGAKNVEDVAIVINNVARKIESLGMKVLMDPEITIQNIVASADLGTNLNLNAIAVGLGFENIEYEPEQFPGLVYRIKSPKIVVLIFSSGKLVVTGGKSPADCQRGVEIVREQLESMSLL; from the coding sequence ATGCCAGGATCGGAAATAAAGATACAGAACGTGGTTGCTTCAACTAAATTAGCTGATAGTTTTGATTTAGTAAGCATTGAATCAGTCCTTGAAGGTGCAGAATATAATAAAGCTAAATTTCCAGGTATGGTCTACCGGGTTACCAATCCGAAAGCAGCCTTTCTGATTTTTACTTCAGGTAAGGTAGTATGCACCGGCGCAAAGAATGTGGAAGATGTGGCAATTGTCATTAACAATGTTGCCAGGAAGATTGAATCTCTTGGCATGAAAGTGTTGATGGATCCTGAGATAACCATACAGAACATCGTTGCTTCAGCTGACCTTGGTACGAACCTGAATCTCAATGCAATTGCGGTAGGCCTGGGTTTCGAGAACATTGAATATGAACCTGAGCAGTTCCCCGGACTAGTGTACCGTATTAAATCACCCAAGATAGTAGTTCTCATATTCAGTTCCGGTAAACTGGTAGTAACCGGAGGAAAATCTCCGGCAGATTGTCAGCGTGGAGTCGAGATCGTACGTGAGCAACTCGAAAGTATGTCGTTGCTCTGA